Proteins encoded by one window of Lathyrus oleraceus cultivar Zhongwan6 chromosome 1, CAAS_Psat_ZW6_1.0, whole genome shotgun sequence:
- the LOC127116863 gene encoding NDR1/HIN1-like protein 12 — MHAKTDSDVASFDPSSPSSPKRTVYYVHSPSRDSHDGDKSSTMQPSPMDSPSHQSYVHHSRASSSSRISGGYNSSLGKKGNRKGNDKGWPHSKVIEEEDGDFYHESNGISRRFQIFIAIVGFVLVFAVFCFIIWAASLHYKPQLSVKSLTVHNFYFGEGSDITGVPTKMLTVNCSMRMTVHNPASFFGIYVSSKSVNLMYSEVTVATGELKKYHQQRKSRRTVSVNIQGSKVPLYGAGASFASLVDNGNVSTTLVFEVKSRGNVVGKLVRTKHTQHVSCSVAIDPNNNKSIKLKENECKYI, encoded by the exons ATGCACGCAAAAACTGATTCTGATGTTGCAAGTTTCGACCCATCGTCACCCAGTTCACCAAAACGAACCGTTTACTATGTTCACAGTCCTTCTAGAGACTCTCATGATGGTGACAAATCTTCAACTATGCAACCAAGTCCTATGGATTCACCTTCACATCAATCCTATGTTCACCATTCAAGAGCTTCTTCTTCCAGCAGAATCTCTGGTGGTTATAACTCTTCTTTGGGTAAGAAAGGGAATAGAAAAGGTAATGATAAAGGCTGGCCTCATTCTAAGGTTatagaagaagaagatggtgaTTTTTATCATGAGAGTAATGGAATTTCTAGGAGGTTTCAAATCTTCATTGCTATTGTCGGGTTTGTGCTGGTTTTTGCTGTCTTTTGTTTCATCATTTGGGCTGCTAGCTTGCATTACAAACCTCAACTCAGTGTCAAG AGTTTGACAGTACATAACTTCTATTTCGGAGAAGGGTCAGACATAACTGGAGTTCCAACTAAGATGTTGACAGTGAATTGTTCAATGAGAATGACAGTACATAACCCTGCATCGTTTTTCGGCATTTATGTTAGCTCCAAGTCGGTGAATCTTATGTATTCTGAGGTTACAGTTGCAACTGGTGAG TTGAAGAAATATCATCAACAGCGAAAGAGTCGCAGGACAGTATCTGTCAATATACAAGGAAGCAAGGTTCCATTGTACGGCGCCGGTGCAAGCTTTGCTAGTTTGGTGGACAACGGTAACGTATCGACGACGCTTGTCTTTGAAGTTAAGTCGCGCGGAAATGTTGTTGGGAAGCTGGTGAGGACTAAACACACACAGCATGTCTCTTGCTCAGTAGCTATTGACCCCAACAACAACAAATCCATCAAACTTAAAGAGAATGAATGTAAATACATCTAA